The Kaistella daneshvariae genomic sequence TCTGTAATTGAAAGATTAGTCGGTGCAGTTTCAAAAAGCTTATAGTTCGCAATATTTGAAGTTCCATCTTTAAGCTCTGGTGAAATGTAAATCCTCCAATTCGAAAACTTTTCACTTATGGTTTTCCCCCATTCTGCAAGTCCCGCTTCTCCGGTATTTATCTCTTGCCCACTTCCAATTAAAGCGACAATTACAGCCCAACCTTCATTTCTATTCATTATGTTGAACAACATTTCCGCTTCTGAAAAGTCTCTATCAAATTTTCGTTTTGAATGTTCAGCATTCCAAGCTCTTTGAGCTTCGTCAAATAAAATAATTTTGTCCTGTGGAATCTGATCATTATTATGGTAGAAGTCGAGAAACTGATGAACGTTCTGAACGAAAGCAATTTCTCTCCTTGATTGGACCAGTGATATTTGGTTTCTTTTTGAATAATCTCGCGCTAATGCTTCCGTTAAAACTTTTACTAATGGGCCGTTTCCAGATAGGAAAATTCCTTTTCCGGAATGATTTTCAACGTTGTGTACTATATTTAGTCCTGCCAAAGTTTTTCCAGCACCTGGAACACCAGTAATAAAACAAATGATTTTCTCATCTTTCTCCTGAGCTTCCTTAATTGCTTTCAATATTGCATTTGTGGTATCAGTTAAATTTTCTGAACCAGCGTGTGAACGAGAAATCTCTCTTACATTTTGCCCAGAAAAGAGATGTTGAGCTGCTTCTATAATTGTAGGAGTAGGAAGGTATTCACTATTGTTCCAATCACTTGGATCTATTTTCGTACTCGTTGGATTTGTATAGAATTTAAATGCGGATTTGATTGTAGAATGCAAATTTTGTCTATTTGAAAACAAGGTTGATTTTACAAAATCTCCGTTATCTAAAAGTGGATTTGATTTTTCCTTTGCTTCAGATGCCCAAACAATTGGTATTAAAGTAGATGATGCTGATTGTTTATGAAAATCTCTAAGGTCTAACGAATAATCTTCTACCTGGCTAATAGCGTCGGGTG encodes the following:
- a CDS encoding DUF2075 domain-containing protein, coding for MPGKYQNKISEFLKADNATVVGHLAIGVTNHQLLLQQRTSWNHQVTFLKEAFQHLPEDWQLLLEYPIPRRSKRIDIILLANDLIFVIEFKDKETKYTPDAISQVEDYSLDLRDFHKQSASSTLIPIVWASEAKEKSNPLLDNGDFVKSTLFSNRQNLHSTIKSAFKFYTNPTSTKIDPSDWNNSEYLPTPTIIEAAQHLFSGQNVREISRSHAGSENLTDTTNAILKAIKEAQEKDEKIICFITGVPGAGKTLAGLNIVHNVENHSGKGIFLSGNGPLVKVLTEALARDYSKRNQISLVQSRREIAFVQNVHQFLDFYHNNDQIPQDKIILFDEAQRAWNAEHSKRKFDRDFSEAEMLFNIMNRNEGWAVIVALIGSGQEINTGEAGLAEWGKTISEKFSNWRIYISPELKDGTSNIANYKLFETAPTNLSITELPELHLKVSIRSYKAEKLSEWVVALLEDEPLTAKELLQNHLKDYPIFITRNLETARKFLRNKNRGHRRTGMVASSGARRLKPFGLDVTAEIDVANWFLNPKEDVRSSCFLELPATEFAVQGLELDWVGLCWGDDFRKEDSGWSFHAFKGTKWQIERQDERKQFIKNKYRVLLTRGREGLIIFIPEGSETDHTRPHKNYDTTYEYLKETGIEEL